In Triticum aestivum cultivar Chinese Spring chromosome 5B, IWGSC CS RefSeq v2.1, whole genome shotgun sequence, the following proteins share a genomic window:
- the LOC123111234 gene encoding uncharacterized protein, translated as MEFSVEEEPRSGSPLALGLGEDAMEAVRRAFPGQDFAIDVVNRAFGRRNPEERSQQDSSACGISGACTSEKPVDLEQAENAGKSCAQQDPSASEMQLRSQEAEQAGQRCDAPPAPADVGAEAGGGWNRRVRRGRIPDEREPDAQRVSALEKALTGFAERQTDVVVNPTVGTCFDSITEAYDFYNLYSWEMGFGIRYGKSRRNAKGGKCMQEITCVNSGKPNMGGKSRRCECTALIRLLRTDDNGWYVTQHRKVHNHAFSTTYGNKVHWPSHKHLDKYTRDLVRQLRHNNVNLGVYDTIASFFGRMENVPFSKRSIRTLCGEVIREQADGDARKTMETAVASGERPENHTGEETTFNCLDLASTTLGSPNTPVDPLRYPEQDDPHSNAEAGRLADLLLAFGDCHLVLKSCTYDDLINSNGTMSGLEEAVKAVTPHLQQGIFGDLWSRAHNSGGVVSAQVLTIKDLFRFTRWLTTTTGQHNLRCVQQRVKLVNSGKAVLEPEQIALLHLYQAENDEYSVKMNKLQGERDAKIAHYMAKIDEARKSFEVSIQAAKQHYPVSASYVALDSNELRGQCWTMYLTQCRKEAKDLNAKASNIVEKYGPEVIQRHLFEFCSQETNRQALLKYAQTKVNKLKEAGGAREDTLHDYMTLLEIEKAYALLAAEEQIANGPDTCGGSEDADHGNRNNTIARGEAAEGARGDGHDGGEGASEGPPRQKRQRNDQDYVWW; from the exons ATGGAGTTCTCCGTCGAGGAGGAACCGAG GTCGGGCTCGCCCCTGGCACTCGGGCTCGGGGAGGACGCCATGGAGGCGGTAAGGAGAGCTTTCCCGGGTCAGGATTTTGCTATTGATGTGGTGAACCGAGCTTTTGGTCGGCGGAATCCGGAGGAGCGCAGCCAACAAGATTCCTCTGCCTGTGGTATCAGTGGAGCATGTACATCGGAAAAGCCTGTGGATTTGGAGCAGGCGGAGAACGCTGGGAAGAGCTGTGCGCAACAGGATCCCTCTGCCTCAGAAATGCAGTTGAGATCTCAGGAAGCGGAGCAAGCCGGTCAGCGCTGTGATGCCCCTCCCGCACCTGCAGACGTAGGTGCTGAAGCCGGCGGGGGCTGGAACCGCAG GGTTAGGCGAGGCCGTATCCCAGATGAACGGGAACCAGATGCACAGCGAGTAAGTGCACTAGAGAAGGCATTGACTGGCTTCGCGGAGAGGCAGACTGATGTTGTTGTTAATCCAACAGTGGGGACCTGCTTCGATTCGATTACAGAGGCATATGATTTTTATAACCTCTATTCCTGGGAAATGGGGTTCGGTATAAGGTACGGCAAGAGCAGGCGGAATGCAAAGGGTGGTAAATGCATGCAGGAAATTACTTGTGTTAATTCG GGTAAACCAAATATGGGCGGGAAATCGCGCAGGTGCGAGTGCACAGCACTAATTAGGCTACTCAGAACTGATGACAACGGATGGTATGTCACCCAGCATAGGAAAGTGCATAACCATGCTTTTTCCACTACATATGGAAACAAGGTTCATTGGCCATCTCATAAGCATCTAGATAAGTACACCAGGGATTTGGTTCGTCAGTTAAGGCACAATAATGTTAATTTAGGCGTGTACGATACGATTGCTTCTTTTTTTGGGCGAATGGAGAATGTCCCTTTCAGTAAGCGTTCGATCAGGACACTGTGTGGGGAAGTTATCCGTGAACAAGCTGATGGCGACGCAAGGAAGACCATGGAGACAGCAGTTGCATCTGGAGAAAGACCAGAAAACCATACGGGGGAGGAGACGACATTCAACTGTTTGGACTTAGCCTCAACCACGCTTGGTTCCCCGAATACGCCGGTTGATCCCCTGAGGTACCCTGAGCAGGACGATCCACACAGCAATGCTGAGGCAGGCAGGCTGGCTGATCTGTTGTTAGCTTTTGGGGATTGTCACCTGGTGCTTAAAAGCTGCACCTATGATGATCTCATCAACTCCAACGGTACCATGTCGGGTCTGGAAGAGGCAGTGAAGGCTGTTACACCCCATCTTCAGCAGGGCATCTTTGGTGACCTGTGGTCCAGGGCCCACAATTCTGGAGGAGTCGTGTCAGCTCAGGTGCTGACCATCAAGGACCTGTTCAGGTTCACGCGTTGGCTGACAACCACCACGGGCCAGCATAATCTGCGGTGCGTCCAGCAGCGTGTCAAGCTGGTCAATTCAGGGAAGGCTGTCTTAGAGCCCGAGCAGATAGCCCTCCTCCACCTTTATCAGGCTGAGAATGATGAATATTCAGTTAAGATGAACAAGCTCCAGGGAGAAAGGGATGCAAAAATTGCCCACTATATGGCGAAAATCGATGAGGCCCGCAAGTCCTTCGAGGTCAGCATTCAAGCTGCAAAGCAGCACTACCCTGTGTCCGCCTCCTATGTCGCTCTGGATAGCAATGAACTCCGCGGGCAGTGCTGGACCATGTATCTCACCCAATGTCGGAAGGAGGCGAAGGATCTGAACGCGAAGGCCTCAAACATCGTCGAGAAGTATGGGCCAGAGGTCATACAGCGTCACCTATTTGAATTTTGCAGCCAAGAGACAAACCGTCAGGCCCTCCTCAAGTATGCCCAGACCAAGGTCAATAAACTGAAAGAGGCAGGAGGTGCCCGTGAAGATACTCTTCATGACTACATGACGCTCCTTGAGATTGAAAAGGCTTATGCGCTACTCGCTGCTGAAGAGCAAATAGCCAATGGCCCAGACACTTGTGGGGGCAGTGAGGATGCGGATCACGGTAATAGAAACAATACCATTGCAAGAGGTGAGGCTGCTGAGGGTGCTCGAGGTGATGGACACGATGGGGGTGAAGGTGCGTCCGAAGGCCCTCCGCGGCAAAAGCGTCAAAGGAACGACCAAGACTATGTTTGGTGGTGA